A region from the Canis lupus familiaris isolate Mischka breed German Shepherd unplaced genomic scaffold, alternate assembly UU_Cfam_GSD_1.0 chrUn_S1947H2146, whole genome shotgun sequence genome encodes:
- the LOC119878825 gene encoding uncharacterized protein C2orf16-like produces MKQDMKSLEWTLGAKVKDVKSLGFGSAPQLQNRKLHMLTPGAHLQGVKSMKFNPGAKLQGAKSPESINLRIMKTTEVKHDPEFQVANPSELALKSKTCSVISSEFKAGKQWQEEKSCKLKPWPELQSMKFMVYNPGPHLQHIKSSELCKETKLHDVKAMEFNPEQQLQDVKSPELCKGTGMLQGMQSFELNPGPQLQEIKSELCTDVKLPYEQFLEFKHEPKLQGGKSSELNPGPQLQCTNLVAFSTGPQLKGVKSELNPQPGLQGIKSQVFCLGPHVQGVNSSAFISNPKLQCVNSFGCNPEPPLQGINPSELTLVSKLQGMKSSEVSSGTEIASETSMVFNPDRHLQDMKSELIPGSKFLGVAPMECNPGPQMKCVNSSELNAEPKLQCVNSMGCKRGPLLEGVQSFGLTSGRKCQQGMGSEVNPGTKKQSETSVVFNLESHLQCLKSELIPGSKFLGVAPMECNPGPQVKCVNSSELNPESKLPCVNSTGCILGPPLQGIQSFELTSGIKCQGMGPFDLNLGTEVLGVKSVMFNPMQHLQNVKCELTPGTQFQGITSREFNWGPQLQSMNSSDLKPGLELQCINSIKFNPGPQMHGTKPSETNPTSEYQGTKSILFNAGAYWQGVKSSELIPGTKFPEIQFLENHCGSQPQVVQSVFTLGSPLNGMKSVLFLPEPLLNDVKSVEMNKEPLLCGANSVKLISGSELQDLKCETFALEPCFKKMKYVELNPGPHPQGMNSEELPSHLRRHSVRSVVFAPKLCFQDVKSLELKPGPQPQNVNSKDLNSCLRQKSVVFESEPRSQDVKSLKSNLLPHCQSANSLGLSTCLKSPHANSETFAPEPCFQDMNSVELTPGFQQQGTNCRELTSGWQGMKSVVLAPEATKKFAPGPLLTSVKFSDWSPESQQRDEKSLEFTPDPKLQSIKHVKLSSASLQQDTKSVELAPGALLQGTKAEMLNRKRSYQITDSEIIPRPGHQFVECAEMIPTPKHQVPKSMNLISIPVYHITERLAHQGNETTEKSVELTPKPTSKAMDSSRVPLRLDLQVPESVDRTPVLRNQGSKSSKLTLKKSYQIPETLELLSESRPQLRDLRELHTRPLQQAVGFEEITPEPRHHTTETVGLTSKARQKGKEFLGVTPKPVSETTGYSERCPRPYPQALEFVEVISEKRLQRGESDALITKPLHHVPESPEMTSGLGYQVPESVGLTSRQWLQRRQSLELLQKQTGQAVGHTESVELTSETWQPENGSVGLPQSENQSIKYSQRAPGVRAQITEVMRISPKPLDQVPGSTKTQLQAALSIGITPGAPQKVTEYVKVTPGPPLQVVKSVALTPGPAFQMIDYVQLTPKLQDVRPSEFTSELWLQSVKSKELTTEPTHQILDIMKSTGFQIVKTVLIPWPPLQIVKSEELAPGPIAQVVEPIGVALGSAIEVIDCFNLQEMVEPVELTPRPNTHVKSAELLSQPACPFEEPAVFTHEQGLQAVKAIGIKIRPPQMMESEDLNLRQVYQNRECEDFTSREELQIENYLSRFLHNSSNSLITSSDETEFGSLCDFEVPEVSRALDIRNIGTDIFQPEESFIDPTMIQSSTLPFSLHNQLSDKIANIVETPHFESSGVGVLSKTTDKKQVEELGNSLQGLSQHPPQSWRSPPRTFHSGSRIQRGLTSSVLGRQQNVWESHSWRQRLPRKYLSNMLMLGDVLGTTMERKLCSPTSLMERATRDIRQSIQNLFGVPAELMKPSQSLLEKGRGVIPQPSVARNYIQRHTSCRGHEQRTALRIWTRSSMSSIIQQYSGTRVRLKRSSKLTDISQDIFQHIPFSTSEGQPPAPVQLESSFNIVFTRKDSVPVEESENSLSFESQHSLKPSYLPHQAKTDFSEQFQLLQDLQLKIAAKLLRSQIPPNVPPPLTSGLVLKYPICLQCGRCAGFNCCHKLQGTFGPYLLIYPQLHLVRTPEGHGEIRLQLGFRLQTGKRPQVPKYHRRDRPITPRSPISPSLRTAKVYTRASKSPTSTIYFQSGSSQSPSPVRVHIRRRQYRGPDLVGKTEIRKPGLYEFSQVHSLPESVSESNQNVKWAKRKTKKTHNPKYPYPMKRITKGSRTQNTKLYTNGRSIIQSPSRELPAQVRSKRTGTSQTTSASLRRQSKKSSQPKFIQLLLQGLKQALQTAHRIMTSAGQKPVDRPRPDHSWSSKNQHLKQRARNDYLSRDIKRDRMSVVKVKPVDITTKQNMLWEEREQFRSAQPPERDSSFQLRRTQLPKPIVSQGSAAFKTSSLGQPMGIVQNDSSSKGKKKLYRSEISSQESKNSKTGTGVQVGGRNLHGSPHRTSHSHLKEKLAPKKQNHSFLRERTPYNSSVRSHRSPSERRCRSPSERSHRSTSQKSHHIPSERSHHSLSEKSHHSLSERSHQSASERSHRSLPQKSHHSPCERSHHSLSEKSHHSPSDRSLRSLSGRSYHGASERSHRGPSQKSHHSASERRHHGPSQKSHHSPSERSLRSPQKSHHSPSERSHHSLSEKSHHSPSDRSPRSLSGRSYHGASERSHRGPSQKGHHSASERRHHGPSQKSHHSPPERSHRSPQKSHHSPSKRSLRSPQKSHHSPSERSHHSFSEKRHHSPSERSPHSPSQKSHHRPSQWSHRSPYQKGHHSPSERSYRSLSVKSHRSPSERRCRSPSERRCRSPSERSHRSLGLI; encoded by the coding sequence CCGGGGCTTCAAGGTATAAAATCTCAGGTGTTCTGCCTTGGGCCACATGTGCAAGGTGTGAATTCTTCTGCATTTATTTCAAACCCAAAACTGCAGTGCGTAAATTCTTTTGGATGCAACCCTGAGCCACCTTTGCAAGGTATAAACCCTTCTGAATTAACTTTAGTTTCAAAACTTCAAGGTATGAAGTCTTCTGAAGTGAGTTCAGGGACAGAGATTGCAAGTGAGACATCTATGGTGTTCAACCCTGACCGGCATTTGCAAGATATGAAATCTGAATTGATTCCAGGGTCGAAGTTTCTAGGTGTTGCACCTATGGAATGCAACCCTGGGCCACAGATGAAGTGTGTAAATTCTTCTGAGTTGAATGCAGAGCCAAAATTACAATGTGTAAATTCTATGGGGTGCAAACGTGGGCCACTTTTGGAAGGCGTACAGTCTTTTGGGTTGACTTCAGGGAGAAAATGTCAACAAGGTATGGGATCTGAGGTGAATCCAGGGACTAAGAAGCAAAGTGAGACATCTGTGGTGTTCAACTTGGAATCACATTTGCAATGTTTGAAATCTGAATTGATTCCAGGGTCAAAGTTTCTAGGTGTAGCACCTATGGAATGCAACCCTGGGCCACAGGTGAAGTGTGTAAATTCTTCTGAGTTGAATCCAGAGTCAAAATTACCATGTGTAAATTCTACGGGGTGCATACTTGGGCCGCCTTTGCAAGGTATACAATCTTTTGAGTTGACTTCAGGGATTAAATGTCAAGGTATGGGACCTTTTGATTTGAATCTGGGAACGGAAGTTCTAGGTGTAAAATCTGTTATGTTCAACCCTATGCAACATTTacaaaatgtgaaatgtgaattGACTCCAGGGACACAGTTTCAAGGTATAACATCACGGGAGTTCAACTGGGGCCCACAGCTGCAAAGCATGAATTCTTCTGATTTGAAACCAGGGTTAGAACTTCAATGCATAAATTCCATAAAGTTTAATCCAGGGCCACAGATGCACGGCACAAAGCCCTCTGAAACTAACCCTACATCAGAATATCAAGGTACAAAATCTATTCTGTTCAACGCTGGAGCATATTGGCAAGGTGTAAAATCTTCTGAGTTAATTCCAGGGACAAAGTTTCCAGAAATCCAGTTTTTGGAGAATCACTGTGGGTCACAGCCACAAGTTGTACAGTCGGTGTTCACTTTAGGCTCTCCGTTAAATGGTATGAAATCTGTGTTATTTTTACCAGAGCCACTGCTTAACGATGTAAAGTCGGTGGAGATGAACAAAGAGCCACTGCTTTGTGGTGCAAATTCTGTGAAACTGATTTCAGGCTCCGAGCTGCAAGACTTGAAATGTGAGACGTTTGCACTAgagccatgttttaaaaaaatgaaatatgtggaGTTAAATCCAGGGCCACATCCTCAAGGTATGAATTCTGAGGAGTTGCCCTCACACCTTAGACGACATAGTGTGAGATCTGTGGTGTTTGCACCAAAGCTGTGTTTTCAAGATGTGAAATCTCTGGAGTTGAAACCAGGACCGCAACCTCAAAATGTGAATTCTAAGGATTTGAATTCTTGCCTCCGGCAGAAATCTGTGGTGTTTGAATCAGAGCCACGTTCTCAAGATGTGAAATCTTTGAAATCAAACCTATTGCCACATTGTCAAAGTGCTAATTCTTTAGGGTTGTCAACATGCCTCAAGTCACCACATGCTAACTCTGAGACCTTTGCACCAGAGCCATGTTTTCAAGATATGAACTCGGTAGAATTGACACCAGGGTTCCAACAGCAAGGTACGAATTGTCGAGAGCTGACTTCAGGATGGCAAGGTATGAAATCGGTGGTGTTGGCACCAGAGGCAACTAAAAAGTTTGCACCAGGACCATTGTTGACTAGCGTTAAATTTTCAGATTGGTCTCCGGAATCACAGCAACGAGATGAGAAATCTTTGGAGTTTACTCCAGATCCAAAGTTGCAAAGTATAAAACATGTGAAATTGTCCTCAGCCTCTCTACAGCAAGATACAAAATCTGTAGAGTTAGCACCGGGGGCACTGCTTCAAGGAACAAAAGCTGAGATGCTAAATCGGAAAAGAAGCTATCAAATCACAGACTCTGAGATAATCCCTAGGCCAGGGCATCAGTTTGTAGAATGTGCAGAGATGATCCCGACACCAAAGCATCAAGTCCCtaaatctatgaatttgatttCAATACCAGTTTATCACATCACAGAAAGGTTGGCACATCAAGGCAACGAAACCACAGAAAAATCTGTGGAGTTGACCCCAAAGCCAACAAGTAAAGCCATGGATTCTTCAAGAGTGCCTCTAAGGCTAGATCTTCAAGTACCAGAATCTGTTGATCGGACTCCAGTGCTAAGGAATCAAGGTTCTAAATCCTCGAAATTAACCCTAAAGAAAAGCTACCAAATCCCAGAAACTCTAGAGTTGCTCTCTGAGTCACGGCCTCAACTTAGAGATTTGAGAGAGTTACATACAAGGCCACTGCAGCAAGCTGTAGGATTTGAAGAGATTACACCAGAGCCCAGGCATCACACTACAGAAACTGTGGGATTGACCTCCAAGGCAAGGCAAAAAGGGAAGGAATTCCTCGGAGTGACCCCAAAGCCAGTAAGCGAAACCACTGGATATTCAGAGAGATGTCCTAGGCCCTATCCTCAAGCACTAGAATTTGTGGAGGTGATCTCTGAGAAAAGACTGCAAAGAGGAGAATCTGACGCACTGATTACAAAGCCATTGCATCATGTTCCAGAATCTCCAGAAATGACATCAGGGCTAGGATATCAAGTTCCTGAATCTGTGGGTTTAACCTCTAGGCAATGGCTTCAAAGGAGACAATCTTTAGAGTTGCTCCAAAAGCAAACAGGTCAAGCTGTAGGACACACAGAGTCTGTAGAGCTCACATCTGAGACATGGCAGCCAGAGAATGGATCAGTGGGGCTACCACAGTCAGAgaatcaaagtataaaatattcacagaGAGCTCCAGGAGTACGGGCTCAAATTACAGAAGTTATGAGGATTAGTCCAAAGCCActagatcaagtcccaggatccaCAAAGACACAGCTTCAAGCTGCGCTCTCAATAGGAATAACCCCGGGAGCCCCCCAAAAAGTTACTGAGTATGTGAAAGTGACTCCTGGGCCACCACTTCAGGTTGTGAAGTCTGTAGCATTAACCCCAGGGCCAGCCTTTCAAATGATAGACTATGTTCAGCTGACCCCAAAACTGCAAGATGTGAGACCCTCTGAGTTTACCTCAGAGCTGTGGTTGCAAAGTGTAAAATCTAAAGAATTAACCACAGAGCCAACACACCAAATTTTGGACATAATGAAGTCGACAGGCTTTCAGATTGTAAAGACTGTGTTAATCCCATGGCCACCACTTCAAATTGTAAAATCTGAGGAGTTAGCACCAGGGCCAATTGCTCAGGTTGTAGAACCAATAGGAGTAGCATTAGGATCAGCGATAGAAGTAATAGATTGTTTCAATCTTCAAGAAATGGTAGAACCCGTGGAATTAACTCCAAGGCCAAATACCCATGTGAAATCTGCAGAATTACTCTCACAGCCAGCAtgtccctttgaggagcctgcagTGTTCACTCATGAACAAGGGCTTCAGGCTGTGAAAGCAATAGGGATAAAAATAAGGCCTCCTCAAATGATGGAATCTGAGGATTTGAATCTACGACAGGTATATCAGAATAGGGAATGTGAGGATTTTACATCAAGAGAGGAGTTACAAATAGAGAACTATCTCTCTAGATTTCTCCATAACTCTTCCAACTCCCTCATCACAAGTTCTGATGAAACAGAATTCGGAAGCCTTTGTGATTTTGAGGTGCCAGAAGTATCAAGGGCCTTGGATATAAGAAACATTGGGACAGATATTTTTCAGCCTGAAGAGTCCTTTATAGACCCTACTATGATACAATCTTCaactcttcccttttcccttcacaATCAACTCTCTGATAAGATAGCTAACATTGTAGAAACTCCACATTTTGAGAGCTCAGGAGTGGGTGTCCTATCTAAGACGACTGACAAGAAGCAGGTGGAAGAGCTAGGGAACTCACTCCAGGGCCTATCCCAACATCCACCACAAAGCTGGAGATCACCACCTAGGACATTCCACTCAGGCTCAAGAATTCAAAGAGGCCTTACCAGCTCTGTCCTGGGCAGACAACAGAACGTCTGGGAGAGTCACTCCTGGAGACAGCGACTACCTCGAAAATATCTCTCCAATATGCTAATGTTGGGGGATGTCTTGGGAACCACGATGGAAAGGAAGCTTTGTTCTCCAACATCTTTAATGGAAAGAGCCACTAGAGATATCCGTCAATCTATCCAGAATTTATTTGGGGTTCCAGCTGAACTGATGAAGCCTTCCCAGAGTCTGCTAGAGAAAGGTCGAGGTGTTATTCCTCAGCCTTCAGTGGCCAGAAACTACATTCAGAGGCACACTTCATGTCGTGGTCACGAGCAAAGAACAGCCTTAAGAATATGGACACGTAGCTCCATGTCCTCCATAATACAGCAATATTCTGGGACTAGAGTGAGATTAAAGAGAAGTTCAAAGCTCACTGATATATCCCAGGACATCTTTCAGCACATACCATTCAGCACATCAGAGggccagcctcctgccccagTACAGCTAGAGTCTTCCTTCAATATAGTTTTCACCAGGAAAGATTCTGTTCCAGTGGAAGAGAGTGAGAACTCTTTGAGTTTTGAGTCCCAACACAGTCTCAAGCCAAGTTATCTTCCCCACCAGGCCAAGACTGACTTCTCAGAACAGTTCCAGTTGCTACAAGATCTGCAGCTAAAAATAGCAGCAAAACTGTTAAGGAGTCAAATACCCCCAAATGTACCTCCACCTCTAACTTCAGGTCTGGTTTTAAAATACCCTATCTGCTTACAGTGTGGCCGATGTGCAGGATTTAATTGCTGTCATAAATTACAGGGCACTTTCGGACCTTACCTTCTTATCTATCCACAGCTCCACCTTGTACGCACTCCTGAGGGCCACGGAGAGATTAGGTTGCAACTTGGCTTTAGGTTGCAAACTGGGAAAAGACCCCAAGTCCCAAAGTACCACAGAAGAGACAGACCCATCACACCACGAAGTCCTATATCACCATCGCTAAGGACAGCGAAAGTCTATACTCGAGCTTCCAAGAGTCCTACTTCTACGATATATTTCCAGTCTGGATCTTCCCAGTCTCCTTCTCCTGTACGAGTCCACATCAGGCGAAGGCAGTATAGAGGCCCTGACCTAGTAGGAAAGACAGAAATTAGAAAGCCGGGGCTCTATGAATTTAGTCAGGTTCACTCTCTACCAGAGAGTGTCTCTGAAAGCAATCAGAATGTAAAATGGgctaaaaggaaaaccaaaaagaccCATAATCCAAAATACCCATACCCAATGAAAAGAATCACCAAGGGAAGcagaacacaaaacacaaaactctaCACAAATGGTAGAAGCATAATACAGAGTCCTTCTAGGGAATTACCAGCCCAGGTAAGAAGCAAGAGGACTGGAACATCTCAAACTACCTCTGCGTCTTTAAGAAGACAATCTAAGAAATCCTCCCAACCCAAATTCATTCAACTGCTTTTGCAAGGCCTAAAGCAAGCATTGCAGACAGCACACAGAATTATGACTTCTGCCGGGCAGAAGCCCGTGGACAGGCCACGGCCAGACCATTCGTGGTCAAGCAAAAACCAGCATCTAAAACAAAGAGCCAGAAATGATTACCTATCAAGAGATATCAAAAGAGACAGGATGTCAGTTGTTAAGGTAAAGCCAGTAGACATAACCACTAAGCAGAACATGTtatgggaagaaagagagcaaTTCAGATCAGCTCAACCACCAGAAAGAGATAGCTCTTTCCAACTCAGACGTACCCAACTGCCTAAGCCCATAGTTTCCCAAGGAAGTGCCGCTTTCAAAACCAGTTCACTTGGACAGCCTATGGGTATTGTTCAAAATGACTCTAGCAGCAAAGGTAAGAAAAAGCTCTACAGAAGTGAAATCTCTAGCCAGGAGTCCAAGAACTCCAAAACAGGAACCGGAGTTCAAGTCGGGGGGAGAAATCTACATGGTTCACCTCACAGAACCTCACACAGCCACCTTAAAGAGAAACTCGCACCCAAGAAGCAAAACCACAGCTTCTTAAGGGAGAGAACCCCATATAATTCCTCTGTAAGGAGCCAtcgcagtccctctgagaggagatgtcgcagtccctctgagaggagccatcgAAGTACTTCTCAGAAGAGCCATCACAttccctctgagaggagccatcaCAGTCTGTCTGAAAAAAGCCATCACAGTCTCTCTGAGAGGAGCCATCAAAGTGCCTCTGAGAGGAGTCATCGCAGTCTTCCTCAAAAGAGTCATCACAGTCCCTGTGAGAGGAGCCATCACAGTCTTTCTGAAAAAAGCCATCACAGTCCCTCTGATAGGAGCCTTCGTAGTCTCTCTGGAAGGAGCTATCACGGTgcctctgagaggagccatcgTGGTCCTTCTCAAAAGAGCCATCACAGTGCCTCTGAGAGGAGGCATCACGGTCCTTCTCAAAAGAGTCatcacagtccctctgagaggagccttCGAAGTCCTCAAAAGAGTCatcacagtccctctgagaggagccatcaCAGTCTTTCTGAAAAAAGCCATCACAGTCCCTCTGATAGGAGCCCTCGTAGTCTCTCTGGAAGGAGCTATCACGGTgcctctgagaggagccatcgTGGTCCTTCTCAAAAGGGCCATCACAGTGCCTCTGAGAGGAGGCATCACGGTCCTTCTCAAAAGAGTCATCACAGTCCCCCTGAGAGGAGCCATCGAAGTCCTCAAAAGAGTCATCACAGTCCCTCTAAGAGGAGCCTTCGGAGTCCTCAAAAGAGTCatcacagtccctctgagaggagccatcaCAGTTTCTCTGAAAAAAGACATCACAGTCCTTCTGAGAGGAGCCCTCACAGTCCATCTCAGAAGAGCCATCACCGTCCCTCTCAGTGGAGCCATCGCAGTCCTTATCAGAAAGGCCatcacagtccctctgagaggagctATCGCAGTCTCTCTGTAAAGAGCCATCGGAGCCCTTCTGAGAGGAGATGtcgcagtccctctgagaggagatgtcgcagtccctctgagaggagccatcgAAGTTTAGGATTAATCTGA